From the genome of Miscanthus floridulus cultivar M001 chromosome 10, ASM1932011v1, whole genome shotgun sequence, one region includes:
- the LOC136489149 gene encoding probable indole-3-acetic acid-amido synthetase GH3.4 encodes MQDGAGLAHERGGSGGRDKPLGRLGCRDGEVQSERAEPQRGGQREGHSHPIRVGAVFASGFLRAIRFLEQPRQRLCRDIRSGMLDAKAVTDRAVRAAVEQRVLLRADPALADAVEAECARPSWQGIIRRVWPNTKYIDVIVTGAMAQYIPQLEFYGGGLPLTCTMYASSESYFGINLNPMCKPSEVAYTLITTMCYFEFLPWPHPDDAAGEPDQRDLVDLVDVKLGHEYELVVTTYSGLYRYHVADVLRVAGFKNQVPMFNFLCCKNVVLSIDSDKTDAAVSGAVQHLAPFGASLLEYTSYADAGTIPGHYVLFWELRLRTTAAGGATTMTPVPASVFEDCCLAVEEALNSVYRQGRTANHSIGPLEIRVVSDGSGWC; translated from the exons ATGCAG GACGGAGCCGGACTTGCCCATGAGCGCGGTGGCAGTGGCGGGCGGGACAAGCCCCTTGGGCGCCTCGGCTGCCGTGATGGGGAGGTCCAGAGCGAGCGCGCCGAGCCCCAGCGAGGTGGCCAGCGAGAAGGGCACAGCCACCCGATCCGCGTGGGCGCCGTCTTCGCCTCGGGCTTCCTCCGCGCCATCCGCTTCCTGGAGCAGCCCAGGCAGCGCCTGTGCCGGGACATCCGCAGCGGCATGCTAGACGCTAAGGCGGTCACGGACCGCGCCGTGCGCGCCGCCGTTGAGCAGCGGGTGCTCCTCCGAGCCGACCCGGCGCTCGCCGACGCTGTCGAAGCCGAGTGCGCCAGGCCGTCGTGGCAGGGGATCATCCGGAGGGTGTGGCCCAACACCAAGTACATCGACGTCATCGTCACCGGCGCCATGGCGCAGTACATCCCGCAGCTGGAGTTCTACGGCGGCGGGCTGCCGCTCACGTGCACCATGTACGCTTCATCCGAGAGCTACTTCGGCATCAACCTCAACCCCATGTGCAAGCCTAGCGAGGTCGCCTACACCCTCATCACCACAATGTGCTACTTCGAGTTCCTCCCCTGGCCACACCCCGACGACGCCGCCGGCGAGCCCGACCAGCGCGACCTCGTGGACCTTGTCGACGTCAAGCTCGGGCACGAGTACGAGCTCGTGGTCACCACCTACTCAG GGCTGTATCGCTATCACGTGGCCGACGTGCTGCGCGTGGCCGGGTTCAAGAACCAGGTGCCCATGTTCAACTTCCTGTGCTGCAAGAACGTGGTGCTGAGCATCGACTCCGACAAGACAGACGCGGCGGTGAGCGGCGCGGTGCAGCACCTGGCCCCGTTCGGCGCGTCGCTGTTGGAGTACACGAGCTACGCGGACGCCGGGACCATCCCAGGCCACTACGTGCTCTTCTGGGAGCTCCGCCTCCGCACCACCGCCGCGGGCGGGGCCACGACGATGACGCCCGTGCCGGCGTCGGTGTTCGAGGACTGCTGCCTGGCAGTGGAGGAGGCGCTCAACAGCGTGTACCGCCAGGGCcgcaccgccaaccactccatcGGTCCGCTGGAGATCCGGGTGGTGTCGGACGGCAGCGGCTGGTGTTGA
- the LOC136489150 gene encoding uncharacterized protein: MDSSFWGIITRKASLPLVQITLPVQFSTAKHFYVDYINFLVADFNTAYHAILGRPALAKFMAVLHYAYLVLKMPMEQGVLSLHANLNITYSYRKESFALAEATDISIRLQDCLMTSQQISPEELEIPTMEAARASTKSKQVKEVVLVPSN, from the coding sequence ATGGACTCTTCGTTCTGGGGGATCATTACCAGAAAAGCGTCCCTACCTCTAGTACAGATTACactaccagtacagttcagcacCGCCAAGCACTTCTACgtcgactacatcaacttcctGGTTGCCGACTTCAACACAGcataccatgccatccttggccgaccagctctTGCCAAGTTTATGGCCGTGCTGCACTACGCGTacctagtgctgaagatgccgaTGGAGCAGGGGGTCCTCTCCCTGCACGCCAATCTCAACATCACCTACTCCTACAGAAAGGAAAGCTTTGCGCTCGCCGAGGCTACTGACATCTCCATCCGCCTACAGGACTGCCTCATGACTTCACAGCAGATTTCTCCAGAGGAGCTAGAGATCCCAACCATGGAGGCCGCCAGAGCATCAACCAAGTCCAAGCAGGTGAAGGAAGTGGTCCTTGTCCCCAGCAACTAG